The proteins below come from a single Streptomyces tubercidicus genomic window:
- a CDS encoding antibiotic biosynthesis monooxygenase, protein MSTPPVALPVIHRDDSGVAVLNRWVTATPDRQRAVADASLAAWAKAPWPQGLRAVSCFISTNGDTVFTYEQWSGERELRTFETAAASAPGREGINREIAAVDDKAEQSDPFVCRLHRSSITDAERTPGCVVITTFGFEEADTARAWSDAICDAEAAQPQPTPGGISRHFLLSPDGTQVLNYSEWLDEESHRKFLENPAQTPEWQRVEEFTGLTHGPGRRCRPYGALAAPLPGTAASETP, encoded by the coding sequence ATGAGCACACCCCCCGTCGCCCTGCCGGTCATCCACCGCGACGACTCCGGCGTCGCTGTGTTGAACCGCTGGGTGACCGCCACCCCCGACCGGCAGCGGGCCGTGGCGGACGCCTCTCTCGCCGCCTGGGCGAAAGCGCCCTGGCCCCAGGGGCTGCGCGCCGTCAGCTGCTTCATCAGCACCAACGGCGACACTGTCTTCACCTACGAGCAGTGGTCGGGTGAGCGGGAGCTGCGCACGTTCGAGACTGCTGCCGCCTCCGCGCCGGGCCGGGAGGGCATCAACCGCGAGATCGCGGCGGTCGACGACAAGGCCGAGCAGTCCGATCCCTTCGTGTGCCGACTGCACCGCAGCAGCATCACAGACGCCGAGCGCACACCGGGGTGTGTCGTGATCACCACCTTCGGATTCGAGGAGGCGGACACGGCACGCGCGTGGTCGGACGCGATCTGCGACGCCGAAGCCGCCCAGCCCCAGCCCACCCCTGGCGGAATCTCCCGCCACTTCCTCCTCAGCCCCGACGGCACTCAGGTGCTCAACTACTCGGAGTGGCTGGACGAGGAGTCGCACCGCAAGTTCCTGGAGAACCCCGCGCAGACCCCCGAGTGGCAGCGGGTCGAGGAGTTCACCGGCCTGACGCACGGACCCGGCCGACGCTGCCGCCCGTACGGAGCGCTTGCTGCCCCGCTGCCCGGGACGGCGGCCTCCGAGACCCCGTAG